ATGCTTGCCGTTGACTGTCGATGATGATCGCCCGAGGGGCTAGGTCATGACATCGGTGATGCGTCGGCGGTCTTGAACCAAGAATCTTGCCGAGGGAACCAGGCTGAGACTCGATCGAGCCAATTACAGCAGGCCCAGTTGCGACAGGATGCCTTGGCCGGTGATGAATTCCGTAGCGATACCGATCACGAAGCCCAGCATTGCCAGACGACCGTTCCAGGTTTCGGCGAAGGCAGTGAAGCCGTATTTAGCCTTTTGCTCAGTCATGGTTGAAGACCTCCAAAAAGGGGTTTCGAGCGAATAGATAGAAGTCGAGTTGGGTGAGCGTCCTGGTGTCAAGTTGCTCTATAGAAAATTTAACGCAATTTTTTGTTTACTGCAACGTTTCGTTACGAATCCATGAGTAAAAACTCTTACTGCTGCCCCTGCTGCCCCGCTGGCCTGCCGTAATTTCCCCCCAAATCGCCCTGGACTCATGGAGCCTCAACGTTTG
This region of Limnothrix sp. FACHB-406 genomic DNA includes:
- a CDS encoding chlorophyll a/b-binding protein; translated protein: MTEQKAKYGFTAFAETWNGRLAMLGFVIGIATEFITGQGILSQLGLL